The nucleotide window TTGGGTGATGCGTTCGCGGAGAACGTCGTCCTCCGCATCAAACGCGACGGCGAGTACGTGGAATTCACGGGGGCGGAAGCGGCCCATCGGGCCGACGCGCTCGCCGGACTGCTCGCCTCACTCGGCCTGCAGCACGGCGACCGGGTTGCGCTGCTGGCGGCCAACCAGCCGGAATGGGGCATCGCCTACCTGGCCATCGTCGGGCACGGGATGACGGCCGTGCCCATCGATCGGCTGTTGAAACCCGGTGAATACCAGCGGATCCTCGAGGATTCCGGGGCGCGGGCCATCGTCGTGTCGGACGCCTTCCGGGACGATTTCCATTCCATCGCCGGTTCCCTGCCCGAACTCAAGCACGTGCTGAGCCTGGAAGAGGTAATGGCCAGCGAGACGGACGCCGCCGCGCCCGAAAGCCAGGTCAACCCGGATGACCTCGCCGTCCTGATCTACACTTCGGGCACGACCGGCCGGCCCAAGGGCGTGATGCTGTCCCACCGCAACATCATGTCCAACGTGGTGGCCGCCAGCCAGGTCATATCCATTAGCTCCGACGACAGTTTCGTATCCGTGCTCCCCCTGCACCATACCTTCGAGTGCACGGCCGGGTTCCTCGCACCGGTCTTCAACGGCGCCATGGTGTCTTACGTGGGCAGCCTCAATTCAAGAGACATCGTAGAGACCATGAAGGACTCCAAGGCGACGATCATGCTGGCCGTCCCGCTGCTGTACGAGAAAATGTACCAGGGGATCATGCGCAAAGTCGGCTCCCAGCCCGCGGTCACGCGGACTGTGTTCAACCTCCTGATGGGCGTGGTGAAACTGGGCGAGAAGTTCAACAAGCGCATGGGCACGGCCCTGTTCCGGAGCCTGCGCGACAAGGGTGGACTGGGGACCATCAGGTTCTTCGTGTCCGGCGCCGCCGCGCTGCCGCCTGAGGTGGCCGAGGGATTCGATCGCCTGGGCCTCCGCATCCTGCAGGGTTACGGGCTCACGGAAACCTCGCCGGTCGTTTCCGTGCACCGCGTGGAGCAGCCGCCGAAACCCGATTCCGTCGGACCGCCCATAAACGGCGTGGAAGTGGAAGTCGTGAACCCGGACGATACCGGCGTCGGCGAACTGATCGTCCGGGGCGAGAACGTGATGATGGGTTATTACAACAATCCCGAGGCCACGGCCGAGGTGCTCAAGGACGGCGCGCTGTACACGGGCGATTCGGGATGGATCGATGATGAGGGGCACGTGCACATAGCGGGACGTCTGAAGAACGTGATCGTGACCCGCGCCGGCAAGAACATCTATCCGGAGGAAATCGAGGGTGAACTCGTCCTCAGTCCCTACATCGCGGAGGCGCTCGTCTTCGGCGCCGAAAACGCGGATACGGGAGAGGAATACGTCCGTGCAGTCGTGGTCCCCGACTTCGAAGTCCTCGAAGAGGAGGGCGTGCAGGACGACGACGAGACCCTGACCGCGCTCATGAACCACGAAGTGCGGGAGCGGTGCGGGAACCTCGCGGACTACAAACGCGTCAGAGAAGTGGAACTGCGCCGGGAGGAGTTTTCGAAGACTTCCACGCGCAAGATCAAGCGTTTTCTGTTCAAGACCGGGCAGGAAAGCCCCGCGGAGG belongs to Gemmatimonadota bacterium and includes:
- a CDS encoding long-chain fatty acid--CoA ligase yields the protein MSDTALTIQALKEQLGDAFAENVVLRIKRDGEYVEFTGAEAAHRADALAGLLASLGLQHGDRVALLAANQPEWGIAYLAIVGHGMTAVPIDRLLKPGEYQRILEDSGARAIVVSDAFRDDFHSIAGSLPELKHVLSLEEVMASETDAAAPESQVNPDDLAVLIYTSGTTGRPKGVMLSHRNIMSNVVAASQVISISSDDSFVSVLPLHHTFECTAGFLAPVFNGAMVSYVGSLNSRDIVETMKDSKATIMLAVPLLYEKMYQGIMRKVGSQPAVTRTVFNLLMGVVKLGEKFNKRMGTALFRSLRDKGGLGTIRFFVSGAAALPPEVAEGFDRLGLRILQGYGLTETSPVVSVHRVEQPPKPDSVGPPINGVEVEVVNPDDTGVGELIVRGENVMMGYYNNPEATAEVLKDGALYTGDSGWIDDEGHVHIAGRLKNVIVTRAGKNIYPEEIEGELVLSPYIAEALVFGAENADTGEEYVRAVVVPDFEVLEEEGVQDDDETLTALMNHEVRERCGNLADYKRVREVELRREEFSKTSTRKIKRFLFKTGQESPAEDTAGQ